The proteins below are encoded in one region of Limnohabitans sp. 63ED37-2:
- a CDS encoding long-chain-fatty-acid--CoA ligase: protein MSASGLMMKRPLLISGILEHAAAQFGEQEIVSRETHGPLHRSTFAQAAKRSRQLANALAQMGLRAGSAVGSIAWNNHRHLEAYYAVSGSGMVMHTCNPRLHPQQLIYVINHAEDEVVLFDATFAPLVKGIAAHCPKVRAWVCLADATNTPVIEGVANVMNYEGLISGHSDSFDWPELDDQTGAALCYTSGTTGNPKGVLYTHRAIVLNATMACLPDVLSLSTQETILPVVPMFHINAWCIPYAALVAGTKLVLPGPKLDGPSLFELMDSEQVTISAGVPTIWMGLIQHVEQNNLRFAHMKRTAVGGSAMPLALIAKFMDTYGIEVRHGWGMTETTAVATMSLLTRTDRQKTAADQHAIVAKQGRAVSGIEIKIVDENGATLPRDGTSQGELMVRGQWIVERYFKAEKTALVDGWFPTGDIATIDAQGTMQIRDRTKDVIKTGGEWISSIDLENAAIGHPAVAMAAVIGVKHPKWDERPLLFIVRKPGQSLETQEILDFLTTKVAKWWVPDDVVFLESLPVGGTGKVQKNDLRKDYGGVFS from the coding sequence ATGTCCGCATCTGGTCTGATGATGAAACGCCCCTTGCTCATTTCGGGCATTCTTGAACACGCCGCTGCACAGTTTGGCGAACAGGAAATCGTTTCGCGCGAGACGCACGGTCCCTTGCACCGCAGCACCTTTGCCCAAGCTGCCAAGCGTTCGCGCCAACTCGCCAACGCCTTGGCCCAGATGGGCCTGAGGGCGGGCAGCGCTGTAGGCTCGATCGCCTGGAACAACCACCGCCACCTGGAGGCCTATTACGCCGTCTCGGGCAGTGGCATGGTCATGCACACCTGCAACCCGCGCCTGCACCCGCAGCAGCTGATCTATGTGATCAACCACGCCGAAGACGAAGTGGTGCTGTTTGACGCCACCTTCGCGCCGCTGGTCAAAGGCATTGCCGCCCATTGCCCCAAGGTGCGCGCCTGGGTGTGCCTGGCCGATGCGACCAACACACCCGTTATCGAGGGCGTGGCCAATGTGATGAACTACGAAGGCCTGATCAGCGGCCACAGCGACAGCTTCGACTGGCCCGAATTGGACGATCAAACCGGCGCCGCGCTGTGCTACACCTCGGGCACCACCGGCAACCCGAAGGGCGTGCTGTACACCCACCGCGCCATCGTGCTGAACGCCACCATGGCCTGTCTGCCCGATGTGCTGAGCCTGTCCACACAAGAGACCATCTTGCCCGTGGTGCCCATGTTCCACATCAACGCCTGGTGCATCCCCTATGCCGCACTGGTGGCAGGCACCAAGCTGGTCTTGCCCGGCCCCAAGCTCGACGGCCCCAGTTTGTTCGAGCTGATGGACAGCGAGCAGGTCACCATCAGCGCGGGCGTGCCCACCATCTGGATGGGCCTGATCCAGCATGTGGAGCAAAACAACTTGCGCTTTGCCCACATGAAACGCACTGCGGTGGGCGGCTCGGCCATGCCCTTGGCGCTGATCGCCAAGTTCATGGACACCTATGGCATAGAAGTGCGCCACGGCTGGGGCATGACAGAGACCACGGCCGTCGCTACCATGAGTTTGCTGACGCGTACCGACCGCCAAAAAACTGCAGCCGATCAACACGCCATCGTGGCCAAACAAGGCCGCGCGGTCTCGGGCATCGAGATCAAGATCGTGGATGAAAACGGCGCCACCCTGCCCCGCGACGGCACATCCCAGGGCGAGTTGATGGTGCGCGGTCAGTGGATCGTGGAGCGCTACTTCAAGGCCGAGAAAACCGCGCTGGTGGACGGCTGGTTCCCCACAGGCGACATCGCTACCATCGACGCACAAGGCACCATGCAAATCCGCGACCGGACCAAAGACGTCATCAAAACTGGTGGCGAATGGATCAGCTCGATCGATCTGGAAAACGCCGCCATCGGTCACCCCGCTGTGGCCATGGCCGCGGTCATTGGTGTCAAGCACCCCAAGTGGGACGAGCGTCCGCTGCTGTTCATCGTGCGCAAGCCAGGGCAGTCACTTGAAACGCAAGAGATCCTCGACTTCCTCACCACCAAGGTGGCCAAGTGGTGGGTGCCCGACGATGTGGTCTTCCTCGAATCCCTGCCCGTGGGCGGCACGGGCAAGGTGCAGAAGAACGACCTGCGCAAAGACTACGGCGGCGTGTTCAGCTGA
- a CDS encoding MerR family transcriptional regulator, protein MRISELSAKTQVSVHRLRRYEAAGLIVSQRLPNGYRDYDEKTVRLVVFIAMSREMGFSLPFIAEYVPKFQSGQLTPQDMIEAIQQRVADIDQVIAEHQALRKKLIDHIGWFKNKQRKSK, encoded by the coding sequence ATGCGCATTTCAGAACTCTCGGCCAAGACCCAGGTGTCGGTGCACCGCTTGCGTCGCTATGAAGCGGCTGGCTTGATCGTGAGCCAGAGATTGCCCAACGGCTACCGCGATTACGACGAGAAAACCGTGAGGCTGGTGGTCTTCATCGCCATGTCGCGGGAGATGGGTTTTTCTCTGCCCTTTATCGCTGAGTACGTGCCCAAATTCCAATCGGGCCAATTGACGCCTCAGGACATGATCGAGGCGATCCAGCAGCGAGTGGCCGACATCGACCAAGTCATCGCCGAACACCAAGCACTGCGCAAGAAGCTGATCGACCACATCGGCTGGTTCAAAAACAAGCAAAGGAAATCGAAATGA
- a CDS encoding acyl-CoA dehydrogenase family protein, whose product MNFEIPPDIAALRDRTRQFIAEEVIPLEGDPRHGHHGPSEDLRQELVGRARAAGLLTPHASKEMGGLGLNHIAKAVVFEEAGYSNLGPTALNIHAPDEGNIHLMEEVATPAQKERWLRPQVAGLTRSCFAMTEPDPGAGADPSMLQTTAVRDGDDYVINGLKWFITGADGADYIIVMARMEDGTATMFLTDMDKAGITLERSMDAMDNCFTGGHGVLRFDNLRVPASDVLGEVGQGFRYAQIRLAPARLTHCMRWLGQARRAHDIALAYASRRQAFGKPLAEHEGVGFMLADNDIDLHTARLHIWHTAWLLDQGHKGGFESSRAKVACSEAEWRVVDRCVQILGGQGVTAETPVMRIFMDMRAFRIYDGPSEVHRWSMARKLVYKSQQAAKAAQG is encoded by the coding sequence ATGAACTTCGAGATCCCACCGGACATAGCGGCCTTGCGTGACCGCACACGGCAGTTCATTGCCGAAGAGGTGATCCCGCTGGAGGGCGACCCGCGCCACGGCCACCACGGCCCGTCCGAAGATTTGCGGCAGGAATTGGTGGGCCGCGCACGCGCTGCGGGCCTGCTCACACCTCATGCCTCCAAAGAAATGGGCGGACTGGGCCTGAACCACATCGCCAAAGCGGTGGTTTTTGAAGAAGCCGGTTACTCCAATCTGGGGCCGACCGCCCTCAACATCCACGCACCCGATGAAGGGAATATCCACCTCATGGAAGAAGTGGCCACCCCGGCACAAAAAGAGCGCTGGCTGCGCCCCCAGGTGGCGGGCCTGACGCGTTCGTGCTTTGCCATGACCGAACCCGACCCCGGCGCGGGCGCTGACCCGTCGATGCTCCAAACCACCGCTGTGCGCGATGGCGACGACTACGTGATCAACGGTCTCAAATGGTTCATCACCGGGGCCGACGGCGCGGATTACATCATCGTCATGGCCCGCATGGAAGACGGCACGGCCACCATGTTTTTGACCGACATGGACAAAGCGGGCATCACGCTCGAGCGCAGCATGGACGCGATGGACAACTGCTTCACGGGCGGTCACGGCGTACTGCGTTTTGACAATCTGCGCGTGCCTGCCAGCGATGTGCTCGGCGAAGTGGGCCAAGGTTTTCGCTATGCACAAATTCGGCTGGCCCCTGCACGCCTGACGCATTGCATGCGCTGGCTGGGGCAGGCCCGCCGTGCGCACGACATTGCACTGGCCTACGCCAGCCGCCGCCAAGCCTTTGGCAAACCGCTGGCCGAGCACGAAGGCGTGGGCTTCATGCTGGCCGACAACGACATCGACCTGCACACCGCCCGCCTGCACATCTGGCACACCGCCTGGCTGCTGGACCAAGGCCACAAGGGCGGCTTCGAATCGAGCCGCGCCAAAGTGGCTTGCTCTGAAGCCGAGTGGCGAGTGGTGGACCGCTGCGTGCAAATTCTGGGCGGCCAAGGCGTGACGGCCGAGACGCCCGTGATGCGGATCTTCATGGACATGCGTGCCTTTCGAATTTATGACGGCCCGAGCGAAGTGCACCGCTGGAGCATGGCCCGAAAGCTGGTCTACAAATCCCAGCAGGCCGCCAAAGCGGCCCAGGGCTGA
- a CDS encoding CYTH domain-containing protein, with protein METELKLSLNEADLPRLQTHPLMAKGAGKQRLLNTYFDTPDLALKQRRMAVRERLAGDQWLLTVKTAGQSQNGLSRRQEWEAPTTPGTLDFESLVDDAALATDLMALRPALRALFCTDFERQCWVIEHASARIEVALDQGRIHVPGTALSEPLLELELELLSGPEAALLALADVLRQTPQGDLTLTPSDTSKAQRGMALWRRAH; from the coding sequence ATGGAAACCGAACTCAAACTCAGTCTGAACGAAGCAGACCTGCCGCGCCTGCAGACCCACCCGCTGATGGCCAAAGGCGCAGGCAAGCAGCGCCTGCTCAACACCTATTTCGACACACCCGACCTGGCCCTGAAGCAGCGCCGCATGGCGGTGCGCGAGCGGCTGGCGGGTGACCAATGGCTGCTCACGGTCAAAACCGCAGGCCAAAGCCAAAACGGTTTGTCGCGCAGACAAGAGTGGGAAGCGCCCACCACACCGGGCACTTTGGACTTTGAATCGCTTGTTGATGACGCTGCGTTAGCCACCGACCTGATGGCTTTGCGCCCTGCTTTGCGTGCGCTGTTTTGCACTGACTTTGAGCGCCAGTGCTGGGTCATCGAACACGCAAGCGCACGAATCGAAGTGGCACTGGACCAAGGCCGCATCCATGTGCCCGGCACCGCCCTGAGCGAACCGCTGTTAGAACTGGAGCTTGAACTGCTGAGTGGCCCAGAGGCGGCTTTGCTCGCTCTGGCCGATGTGCTGCGTCAAACACCACAAGGTGACTTGACGCTCACGCCCAGCGACACCAGCAAGGCGCAGCGGGGGATGGCGCTTTGGCGACGCGCCCACTGA
- a CDS encoding PaaI family thioesterase, which produces MSPLDMLKKINAMAEFNNWCGIEVTVAEPGFVEIQMPWRPEVGQYSGFLHAGLIGTLIDTACGFAAGTVAGPNLLAANFSVNCLRPAVGQKFIARARVVKPGKAQVFTSCDLFAVDAEGEKLVANGQTLLTVVQAA; this is translated from the coding sequence ATGAGTCCACTCGACATGTTGAAAAAAATCAACGCCATGGCCGAATTCAACAACTGGTGCGGCATCGAAGTCACCGTGGCCGAACCCGGCTTTGTGGAAATCCAGATGCCTTGGCGGCCCGAAGTCGGTCAGTATTCGGGCTTCTTGCACGCGGGCTTGATCGGCACCTTGATCGACACCGCCTGTGGTTTCGCAGCGGGCACCGTGGCAGGGCCCAATTTGCTGGCGGCCAACTTTTCGGTCAATTGCTTGCGGCCTGCAGTGGGGCAAAAGTTCATTGCGCGGGCTCGGGTGGTCAAGCCGGGCAAAGCGCAGGTGTTCACCAGCTGTGATTTGTTTGCGGTGGACGCAGAGGGTGAAAAACTCGTGGCCAACGGTCAGACTTTGCTCACCGTGGTTCAAGCCGCATGA
- a CDS encoding glutathione S-transferase family protein, which produces MKLYTAHRAPSPRRVLMFLMEKNITGIEMVNMDLNGGEHRTAEFLAKSPLAKVPALELDDGRVITETRAICTLLEGRYPEPNLMGEGDERGFIEMADRQVELYLLGGIANAIRHSHPGLAALENPQFPEFGRSQAEKVRDVARGFDQRLQKQPFIAGERFTIADITAFCALEFARGLMKFVPGDEGMPALQAWRDRMNERPSARA; this is translated from the coding sequence ATGAAGCTTTACACCGCCCATCGCGCCCCCAGTCCTCGCCGGGTGTTGATGTTTTTGATGGAGAAAAACATCACCGGCATCGAGATGGTCAACATGGACCTGAACGGTGGCGAGCACCGCACCGCCGAATTTTTGGCCAAAAGCCCGCTGGCCAAAGTGCCTGCGCTGGAACTGGACGACGGCCGTGTGATCACCGAGACAAGGGCGATCTGCACTTTGCTGGAGGGCCGCTACCCCGAGCCCAATTTGATGGGCGAAGGCGATGAGCGCGGTTTCATTGAGATGGCCGACCGGCAGGTGGAGCTGTATTTGCTGGGGGGCATTGCCAACGCGATCCGTCACAGCCACCCGGGCTTGGCGGCTTTAGAAAATCCCCAGTTTCCCGAGTTCGGCCGCTCGCAAGCCGAGAAGGTTCGCGATGTGGCGCGGGGCTTTGACCAGCGCCTGCAAAAGCAGCCCTTCATCGCGGGCGAGCGCTTCACCATTGCCGACATCACCGCGTTCTGTGCGCTGGAGTTTGCGCGGGGCTTGATGAAGTTCGTGCCCGGCGACGAGGGGATGCCGGCCCTGCAAGCCTGGCGCGACCGCATGAACGAGCGGCCCAGCGCCAGGGCTTGA
- a CDS encoding serine hydrolase domain-containing protein, translating into MTPHPALPHAHPKDVGLCPERTQRLMDVLRREVASGRLPGAVAMIARRGQIGLLEALGQQDPAMGTPMQINSIFRIYSMTKPVVSVAVMMLVERGQLLLSDPVSRWLPEFTHPKVATAQGLEPVKQEATVQDLLRHTAGLTYEFLGSSPVQQQYAQAKIASRERTNAEFSQALAAMPLQFQPGSVWAYSRATDVLGRLVEVVSGQGFGAFLQAEIFGPLGMVDTGFAVPPEHHHRIAEPFAHDPDGGVPMKVLDPRQVPAMEGGGGGLMSTTLDYARFLQFLRNRGELNGVRLLGPHTVDYMTSDHLGGIPADGTLLPPGHGFGLGFAVRTNLGLSPVPGSVGLYYWGGIAGTTFFVDPALDMYAMLMVQAPNQRDYYRPLFRDLVYAALL; encoded by the coding sequence ATGACACCACACCCCGCTTTGCCCCACGCCCACCCTAAAGATGTGGGCCTGTGCCCCGAGCGCACACAGCGCCTCATGGATGTGCTGCGCCGCGAAGTGGCCAGTGGCAGGTTGCCGGGGGCTGTGGCCATGATCGCCCGGCGCGGGCAGATCGGCCTGCTGGAAGCCTTGGGCCAGCAAGACCCGGCCATGGGCACGCCCATGCAGATCAACAGCATCTTCCGCATCTATTCGATGACCAAGCCGGTCGTTTCGGTGGCGGTCATGATGCTGGTCGAGCGTGGGCAATTGCTGCTCTCCGACCCGGTCAGCCGTTGGTTGCCCGAGTTTACCCACCCCAAAGTGGCGACCGCGCAGGGGCTGGAGCCGGTCAAGCAAGAGGCCACGGTGCAAGACCTGCTGCGCCACACGGCCGGGCTGACCTATGAATTTTTGGGCAGCTCACCCGTGCAGCAGCAATACGCACAAGCCAAGATCGCCTCACGCGAGCGCACCAACGCCGAGTTCTCTCAAGCCCTGGCGGCCATGCCGCTGCAATTCCAGCCCGGCAGCGTGTGGGCTTACAGCCGCGCCACCGATGTGCTGGGGCGCTTGGTCGAGGTAGTCAGCGGCCAAGGTTTTGGGGCCTTCTTGCAAGCCGAGATCTTTGGCCCGCTGGGTATGGTGGACACCGGCTTTGCGGTGCCACCCGAACACCACCACCGCATTGCCGAGCCCTTTGCGCACGACCCTGACGGCGGCGTTCCCATGAAGGTGCTCGACCCCCGCCAAGTGCCTGCCATGGAAGGCGGCGGTGGGGGCCTCATGTCCACCACCCTGGACTACGCCCGCTTTTTGCAGTTCTTGCGCAACCGAGGTGAGCTGAACGGTGTGCGCCTGCTGGGCCCGCACACGGTGGACTACATGACGTCCGACCACCTGGGCGGCATCCCGGCAGACGGCACGCTGCTGCCCCCTGGCCACGGCTTTGGCCTCGGGTTTGCGGTGCGCACGAACTTGGGGTTGTCGCCCGTGCCCGGCTCGGTCGGCCTGTATTACTGGGGCGGCATCGCGGGCACTACCTTCTTTGTCGACCCTGCGCTGGACATGTATGCCATGCTGATGGTCCAAGCACCCAACCAGCGGGATTACTATCGCCCCTTGTTCCGCGACCTCGTGTATGCGGCGCTACTGTAA
- a CDS encoding glutaredoxin family protein has translation MKTVIRAFFRTLRLVLGPVMLLKERLTQPAGVQRAASEQAKVDQQCQSLALYQFSTCPFCIKVRQEMRRLSLPIEKRDAQHHADHRNELLQGSGATKVPCLKITEADGQTRWLQDSTEIVAYLRGRFA, from the coding sequence ATGAAAACCGTCATCCGTGCTTTCTTCAGAACCCTGCGCCTTGTGCTGGGCCCCGTCATGCTGCTCAAAGAGCGCCTGACCCAACCCGCTGGCGTGCAACGCGCCGCCTCCGAGCAAGCCAAGGTGGACCAGCAATGCCAAAGCCTGGCGCTCTACCAATTCAGCACCTGCCCGTTTTGCATCAAGGTGCGCCAAGAAATGCGCCGCTTGTCGTTGCCGATTGAAAAGCGCGATGCGCAGCACCATGCCGATCACCGCAATGAATTACTTCAAGGCAGTGGCGCGACCAAAGTACCGTGTCTCAAGATCACCGAAGCAGATGGTCAAACCCGTTGGCTGCAAGACTCGACCGAAATCGTGGCCTATCTGCGCGGGCGATTTGCCTGA